The following proteins come from a genomic window of Alphaproteobacteria bacterium:
- a CDS encoding mechanosensitive ion channel, whose protein sequence is MLFIYLLLFVVFLVMAYFRKEISRFVVNLVFRFLPEGLAALLTERLTRIFFALEILILSKAMYPLYEITKYFWLYNIIFTGVVLGSVVIGLEVMSAFFLYTRQKSDFLKEADSIDLTNFLTKISKFIIVLIAILTLLKQYSQDEFKLSSLISFLGFLTAAISFAAREYIANFFGSIGILFSNPFSKGDKIFIENTEGIVESFGFQQTAIRHKDQSIVYIPNAKLIVQNIYKNKSRMKTKPILVDFYISSHVKETDVDKSFAAIVTNLTAFDGMVKNNKPEAYISEIAHGLFKVHVRTTAKSSENTDILRQKVFMIIRDELMKNNIQFENEGESN, encoded by the coding sequence ATGCTTTTTATATACCTCTTGCTATTTGTTGTGTTTTTGGTGATGGCATATTTCAGAAAAGAAATTTCTAGGTTTGTTGTAAACTTGGTGTTTCGTTTTTTGCCAGAAGGTTTAGCTGCGTTATTAACAGAAAGATTAACAAGAATTTTCTTTGCTCTTGAGATATTAATTCTTTCTAAAGCGATGTATCCGTTGTATGAAATTACCAAATATTTTTGGTTATATAATATTATTTTCACAGGTGTGGTTTTAGGCAGTGTTGTGATTGGGCTTGAAGTTATGAGCGCATTTTTTCTTTACACGAGACAAAAAAGCGATTTTTTAAAAGAGGCTGATTCTATTGATTTAACAAACTTTTTGACAAAGATTTCAAAGTTTATAATTGTTTTGATAGCTATTTTAACGCTTTTGAAGCAGTATTCCCAAGATGAATTTAAACTATCCTCTCTTATTTCTTTCTTGGGGTTTTTAACCGCTGCAATTTCATTTGCTGCTAGAGAATACATCGCAAACTTTTTTGGTTCTATTGGTATTTTATTCAGCAATCCCTTTTCTAAGGGCGATAAGATTTTTATTGAAAACACAGAAGGTATAGTAGAGTCTTTTGGCTTTCAACAAACAGCTATTCGCCATAAAGATCAATCTATTGTATACATCCCAAATGCAAAACTGATTGTTCAGAATATATATAAAAATAAATCTCGGATGAAAACAAAACCTATTTTGGTGGATTTTTATATTTCAAGTCATGTGAAGGAAACTGATGTAGATAAGAGCTTTGCAGCTATTGTGACAAATCTGACGGCTTTTGATGGTATGGTGAAAAATAACAAACCAGAAGCGTATATTTCAGAGATTGCTCATGGGCTGTTTAAGGTGCATGTAAGAACGACAGCAAAATCTTCTGAGAACACCGATATTTTGAGGCAAAAAGTGTTTATGATCATTCGAGATGAGTTGATGAAAAATAATATTCAGTTTGAGAATGAAGGTGAGTCAAATTAG